One genomic region from Colletotrichum lupini chromosome 7, complete sequence encodes:
- a CDS encoding FluG domain-containing protein — protein MAVLTCHFRHLPHRVILGHAIPRRSCQPINERPPRPMRQCTSNPSHTHSPRHSPSVNILLPFAIINHTRNHGFFLQQLNPVLGRQRYLFPVTCTRCASAKFSAPCTFIAVYGDLFTAICWTPRNPVADSRGFFLPSASHFASPSRSSRLNLDPKLLLRVIQGLEGVRDKARDHTTGQHWFGALLRVLGIISLRPQAAGDSPRSSCPKIAASGITTSAREITPGGPSSGERTQGVTEKLPYLAIFRSSTLASSRGLPKGARDSACYGDWRLAALLVKQRWALSHWESLTRETIAYADRIPFATADDGLVCTRKVCQPGHVHPAATPVVTDLTITPLRRPASQGLGSAPAGFSASLPEYSNSESPQTMAELAMALLSTNGRDRFPRRISEDEKGGLADEIAPLEFFHAMDRLPTLEPECVPSNCRAASGVNKIARRGNFPLGCADRSGVPGLPLTKCCERQSRCIYETEGIGKAEHSSARRHKFPRQSTPPPSVLPNPNSLKTSCVRGSILTDRAVDPAQSRGHLQERVEQARLVVSLSWTGLTRCNHQSESWRQRLNSYPRPTTMIHDARSDPGGLRAAGYCVNGHDTPDSCPVTTILKAEERRQRFRGISEVESEEYAPSGVHMAEALLRSGVTTANWFQSAQTQTNYSSFTDMAQSHFRRTHDVHSYAKFYQENERKQMLREEKKRQRKREEQRKQQQTLTLNSTALTTSLERDIRGSIVSENQTSSYTSDGPPDFPLRVDEPNPNLIEALATGESYDGDALGDLAHTRRPFASRSEIDGFTAETGKYTTHDGIKFPEHWSPCASVLSQPPTGLTSQEIAVASPPNKQPLALGPVRSSTGQLRLAVRVPNDVNECTAQDKERSENSDTCGSSDDDGSANDDNGISDDDDNDRESFSSNGAVREPRITDRHWPMTFSTSNSAALDPAKSPLYASSPVSNFSVDDVAASLGIAEEYQPDISALPTPSSDHASVSQQGGDAVTSRRKRGHEASENGHESDDLCLPKRKRSRDPNKTTAIKALPARTLRALPSRVLAEKPRRRGVPAQCERHIQRSSRSKPRSHASSSMSCHDVQPHLDGLPSLDVDNASNRGKRTRAQRGRSQTMPEATSPRSSHSNHPSGKPSPQKNGRFCLPPAAITVNSSSATCHTCGFSAEYLLQISDTVETLTRSGAELAGNAKQSDILRLFLGFVRDYATKRLPHKATITGNSEPYNGTNQEQIREATVGLPNSETVKDDESSNGNSEDNDSESESMSFDRSDSPDIPEQKSKRPKRLRWTPLDELRLRAWVQEEKEWSWIAGKLQRSEQGAFQHWTIMKKRSEELGKTGYIVTEISAEPDPTDAESSAQSVTSVARSLMATLCDKRETVRRDRIRTHPQPKPFPLLLDPNQCPDCVGDCRFSPEEWTFKYCWPTIRNDHFDDQHLVERERAVQRGDPIRRNHPQCYDDPNFETLDAFRRHVQTSHGVALRTSGPVMQRRSKKDKRGTEDRALVTAAQKAPIDLELSAGGGSAHFYSGRREADSTTRSMPRL, from the exons ATGGCGGTCCTGACGTGCCATTTTCGGCACCTGCCACATCGGGTAATTCTCGGCCACGCCATCCCTCGCCGTTCTTGCCAGCCCATAAATGAGCGCCCGCCCCGCCCCATGCGCCAATGTACCTCGAA CCCCAGCCACACCCATAGTCCACGACATTCGCCCAGCGTCAACATTCTACTCCCTTTCGCGATTATCAACCACACGAGAAACCACGGCTTTTTCTTACAACAGCTTAACCCGGTGCTTGGACGGCAGAGGTATCTGTTTCCCGTTACCTGCACTCGTTGTGCCTCTGCCAAGTTCAGCGCGCCTTGCACA TTCATTGCCGTTTATGGTGACCTGTTCACCGCTATTTGCT GGACGCCTCGCAACCCCGTTGCCGATTCTCGGGGGTTCTTCTTACCGTCCGCCTCGCATTTTGCCTCGCCTTCCCGTTCCTCTCGCCTCAATCTCGACCCAAAATTACTTTTGAGAGTAATTCAAGGGCTCGAGGGAGTCAGGGATAAGGCACGGGATCACACTACTGGTCAACACTGGTTCGGCGCACTACTCCGAGTTCTCGGCATTATTTCGTTGCGGCCGCAAGCCGCAGGTGACTCGCCGCGTTCCTCATGCCCAAAAATTGCCGCTTCTG GCATCACGACAAGCGCCCGCGAGATTACCCCTGGGGGTCCATCCTCGGGCGAAAGGACGCAGGGCGTGACCGAGAAATTGCCGTATTTAGCAATTTTCAGGTCTTCAACCTTGGCCAGCAGTCGAGGATTGCCGAAAGGGGCAAGAGACAGCGCATGTTACGGAGATTGGCGTCTGGCCGCGCTACTGGTCAAGCAACGATGGGCTCTGTCTCACTGGGAGTCTCTGACACGAGAAACTATCGCTTACGCCGATAGAATTCCCTT TGCTACCGCCGATGACGGTCTCGTATGTACGAGGAAAGTATGCCAGCCGGGACACGTACACCCTGCGGCTACGCCGGTGGTCACTGACCTGACCATCACACCCCTGAGACGACCTGCTTCTCAGGGGCTTG GGTCAGCTCCCGCTGGCTTCTCGGCTTCTTTGCCAGAGTACAGCAATTCGGAGTCGCCGCAAACGATGGCGGAGCTGGCCATGGCATTGCTATCTACCAACGGACGGGATCGATTTCCGCGCAGAATCTCTGAAGATGAGAAGGGAGGGCTCGCCGACGAGATTGCCCCGTTGGAATTCTTTCATGCCATGGACAGACTGCCGACCCTCGAACCTGAAT GCGTACCAAGTAACTGCCGAGCGGCTTCCGGAGTCAACAAAATTGCTCGAAGAGGCAATTTTCCTCTCGGCTGTGCTGATCGTTCTGGTGTGCCTGGTTTGCCTTTGACAAAGTGTTGCGAACGTCAATCACGTTGCATATACGAGACGGAAGGCATCGGGAAGGCTGAGCACAGCTCGGCGCGCCGGCACAAATTCCCTAGACAATCGACACCTCCGCCATCAGTCCTGCCCAATCCCAACAGCTTGAAAACATCATGCGTACGAGGTAGTATCCTGACGGATCGTGCGGTTGATCCTGCACAATCAAGGGGCCACCTTCAGGAGAGA GTTGAGCAGGCTCGATTGGTGGTCAGTCTCAGCTGGACAGGCCTCACACGGTGCAATCATCAGTCCGAGAGTTGGCGTCAACGGCTGAATTCCTATCCCCGTCCGACAACTATGATTCACGACGCCAGGAGCGATCCTGGC GGGCTTAGAGCTGCAGGTTACTGTGTCAATGGCCATGATACGCCTGACAGTTGTCCTGTCACGACTATCCTGAAAGCGGAAGAACGCCGCCAGCGCTTCAGGGGCATATCCGAGGTTGAGAGTGAAGAATACGCGCCATCAGGGGTTCACATGGCAGAGGCGTTGCTCAGAAGCGGTGTGACTACCG CGAACTGGTTCCAGTCCGCTCAGACTCAAACAAATTATTCCTCATTCACCGACATGGCTCAATCTCACTTCAGAAGAACTCATGACGTGCATTCATATGCAAAGTTCTATCAAGAAAACGAGCGTAAACAGATGCTGCGCGAAGAAAAGAAACGTCAACGCAAGCGCGAGGAGCAGCGAAAGCAACAGCAAACATTAACACTCAATTCAACAGCGCTGACAACGTCACTCGAGCGAGATATCAGGGGCTCAATTGTGTCAGAGAATCAGACCTCAAGCTATACGTCGG ATGGTCCTCCCGACTTCCCTCTCCGTGTCGACGAACCAAATCCCAATCTCATTGAGGCTCTCGCGACAGGCGAGTCATACGACGGCGATGCTTTGGGCGATCTCGCACATACAAGGCGACCTTTTGCCTCGAGATCCGAGATCGATGGTTTTACAGCGGAAACCGGCAAATACACCACACATGATGGCATCAAGTTTCCGGAACACTGGTCGCCTTGTGCCTCTGTACTTTCTCAGCCTCCCACAGGATTGACCTCACAGGAAATCGCAGTTGCCTCTCCACCAAACAAGCAGCCTCTGGCTCTCGGTCCAGTTAGATCTTCAACCGGACAACTTCGCCTGGCAGTTCGTGTTCCAAATGACGTGAACGAAT GCACTGCCCAAGACAAGGAGAGGAGCGAGAACAGCGACACCTGCGGAAGCAGTGATGATGACGGCTCAGCCAACGACGATAACGGGATCTCTGATGATGACGACAACGATCGCGAGAGCTTTTCTTCGAACGGAGCGGTTCGGGAACCTCGAATTACGGATCGACACTGGCCGATGACCTTCTCAACAAGCAACTCGGCGGCGCTTGACCCTGCGAAGAGCCCACTATACGCATCAAGTCCTGTTTCCAATTTCTCCGTCGATGATGTCGCCGCTTCACTGGGCATAGCGGAAGAATATCAACCAGACATTTCTGCGCTTCCTACTCCATCCTCAGATCACGCCTCCGTCTCACAGCAAGGTGGTGATGCCGTCACTAGTCGGAGAAAACGAGGTCACGAGGCAAGTGAAAATGGTCATGAGAGCGACGATCTTTGCCTTCCTAAACGAAAGAGATCACGAGATCCCAATAAGACGACTGCAATAAAGGCTCTTCCAGCGAGAACTTTGCGCGCACTACCTTCTCGAGTCTTGGCAGAGAAGCCACGCAGGAGGGGCGTTCCAGCCCAGTGCGAAAGACATATCCAGCGCTCCTCAAGATCAAAGCCACGATCTCACGCCTCTAGCTCCATGAGTTGTCACGATGTCCAACCGCACCTTGATGGGCTTCCCTCACTGGACGTGGATAATGCCTCAAATAGAGGGAAGCGGACGAGAGCACAGCGGGGGCGATCGCAAACTATGCCTGAGGCAACTTCGCCGCGTTCGTCTCATTCCAACCATCCTTCAGGAAAACCTAGTCCTCAGAAGAATGGACGATTTTGCCTCCCTCCTGCGGCCATCACAGTGAATTCATCCTCAGCCACATGTCACACCTGTGGCTTCTCTGCAGAGTATTTGCTGCAGATAAGCGATACCGTCGAGACTCTTACTCGAAGTGGTGCTGAGCTGGCTGGCAATGCAAAGCAATCAGACATTCTTCGGCTGTTCCTCGGGTTCGTCAGAGATTATGCTACTAAGAGGCTTCCACATAAGGCAACAATCACGGGAAATAGCGAACCCTACAATGGGACAAATCAAGAACAGATACGGGAGGCAACTGTGGGGCTGCCAAACTCCGAGACAGTCAAAGATGATGAAAGCTCAAATGGCAACTCTGAAGACAACGACAGCGAAAGCGAAAGCATGAGTTTCGATCGTAGTGATAGCCCTGATATCCCTGAGCAAAAGAGCAAGAGACCTAAGCGTCTTCGTTGGACACCCTTGGATGAATTACGCCTGCGCGCATGGGTTCAAGAGGAAAAGGAGTGGTCATGGATTGCTGGTAAGCTGCAGCGAAGTGAGCAGGGTGCCTTTCAACACTGGACTATCATGAAGAAAAGGTCGGAGGAACTGGGAAAGAC CGGTTATATAGTCACGGAGATTTCCGCGGAACCGGATCCCACAGATGCAGAATCGTCAGCGCAGTCGGTGACATCAGTCGCCCGGAG TCTGATGGCCACACTTTGTGACAAGAGAGAGACGGTCAGACGAGACCGCATCCGCACCCATCCTCAACCCAAGCCCTTTCCACTGCTCCTTGATCCGAATCAGTGCCCTGATTGTGTTGGGGATTGCAGGTTTTCGCCAGAAGAATGGACGTTCAAGTACTGCTGGCCAACGATCAGAAATGACCACTTTGACGACCAGCATCTGGTAGAACGAGAGCGTGCTGTACAACGTGGCGATCCCATTCGGCGCAACCATCCTCAATGTTACGATGACCCAAATTTCGAGACACTAGATGCGTTCAGACGGCACGTACAGACCTCCCATGGCGTTGCGCTTAGGACATCAGGCCCGGTTATGCAAAGGCGATCAAAGAAGGACAAGC GGGGCACCGAGGACAGAGCCCTTGTGACAGCAGCACAAAAAGCGCCAATTGATCTGGAGCTATCCGCCGGCGGCGGCTCTGCTCACTTTTACTCGGGCCGACGGGAAGCCGATTCGACTACCAGAAGCATGCCTAGGCTGTGA